In Erigeron canadensis isolate Cc75 chromosome 1, C_canadensis_v1, whole genome shotgun sequence, a single window of DNA contains:
- the LOC122585473 gene encoding uncharacterized protein LOC122585473: MIHLCTPAIGSSKSSGRTVSCNCGERPAVDGKKSISCVLSTVLELSSLIDSDFTWTKVSKGCRSSSTRPRGSNTIGLDCGELFSKGFKGLEMPVSESEKLGVSILGCHFGEKAEHIPIKKRRFLIRASSPPCNDPNLSLGVAERHATSPKASCHGLLLNPNANCLPTVSEGAHISGIGSNDEKLDVKKLVKDDDFSGISILAAAACSNSLGAEADHSEGSGIVSSVNKNHEISTAAEVNEQELKVKESDPHMSTTPFKVDESTCNNSASQAPLELAFSKTNQDPSIQKSPVRDARFSWDLNTVMDAWEEPILNEHEVSAPDVANDNDPRVEEKKNGYTKDISESKSQNISCQNLSIHLKSLVHENEELKLGKCEPFSCGFGNAQHAMAVKTELKNIDNVDDTIPVTRNLTVENSTHGNFSRWVNFQSQSPSGFGSAEVDTKLSMDCSVPPGFDHCLTLHSSKENVGFSPTIVDSTATATETVMPKHDLSLASATSSENGPLWREVTFNKVDDEAMTKMELTTNVVAVENMVIKEEADKEGLKPVDQITFGAQLVGPSSVMVEDQPAAISFMHDAARSDAEAPLENGFGYANLQSDNRAGYGVDKQDELSVGYDSQYEDGELRESSMHAWKGCELNNEEYEYDMENREDDYNLRVVDPRETSSQNGQGGSSGMVNAIEAGFGREADLTSNLVLPEKLNSSDGILSGSVPNEKSNGQENRERQHIVQNANHSEWKMNVSGWDILPENQRISSNNFAKTRNFTGRKFFYGEQKDRFETGDVEMRAEGSRFYQKESLTRIAGPSTRDEYVGRDRFRMQGCSSKADDGFTPRPERESDRLRSFGRGRYSPHHRSSGRGAGMWNRSPERGRDPKRLSSPSYQGPSFARSMLEDSRTVDNIANEGGMDSSRRGRSNTSSYVTRRPFRSRSPLNREAQDFRARLGLRPSGDTGHDRFVNLGRGRGRGRSVRYGTLLDDEGPRGRYNGPADECDEYLTEYPRPFPRRRRCFSPIERRGNTSYQHHQSNSRSPSRPRTRSPIGNTGFRRRSRSPDFRHDTRIRRPRSPNCRDHANDYNSGPRNNNSSPMSSRWVNYKDRPVFDRRSPPPGRTNAPQGERFSFYDSRKKQNEYYRSGHPGHFSDLKESGRSRPRYVGNDSDRPDNGYRRGGFVRRYNMDTPTKRFHFDEDELGRGFDARDQHALELLARENLNSDSSPKPSSNGTDSRFRDFPRRVREDSDLKRRSREGKDPKESEHTEDDLAKHPKEDKDQSTTTTSTTNLDSMPNEAVKGDDIKTNVGP, from the exons ATG ATTCATCTATGTACCCCGGCTATTGGATCAAGCAAAAGCAGTGGCAGAACCGTATCCTGCAACTGTGGTGAAAGACCTGCAGTTGATGGAAAGAAGTCTATAAGTTGTGTGCTTAGTACTGTTTTGGAACTGTCTAGTTTGATTGATTCTGACTTTACCTGGACAAAAGTTTCTAAAGGTTGTAGAAGTTCATCAACAAGACCTCGTGGGTCAAATACAATTGGTTTAGATTGCGGAGAACTGTTTAGTAAAGGTTTCAAAGGGTTGGAAATGCCTGTTTCTGAATCTGAAAAG TTGGGAGTATCTATTCTTGGCTGCCACTTCGGGGAAAAGGCTGAACACATACCGATCAAGAAAAGGAGATTTTTAATCAGGGCGTCATCTCCCCCATGTAACGACCCTAATCTGTCACTGGGGGTTGCAGAAAGACATGCCACAAGTCCCAAAGCCTCGTGTCATGGGCTTCTGTTAAATCCAAATGCAAATTGTCTGCCTACGGTATCTGAAGGAGCTCATATTAGTGGAATAGGTAGCAATGATGAAAAGCTGGATGTAAAGAAGCTCGTGAAGGATGATGACTTCTCTGGCATATCTATACTTGCTGCTGCAGCATGTAGTAACAGTTTAGGAGCTGAAGCGGATCACTCTGAGGGGTCAGGAATTGTCTCATCTGTGAACAAGAATCATGAAATTTCAACGGCTGCTGAAGTTAATGAACAAGAGTTGAAAGTCAAAGAATCTGATCCGCATATGTCCACAACTCCATTCAAAGTTGATGAATCCACATGTAATAACTCGGCTTCACAGGCCCCTCTGGAATTAGCATTTAGCAAGACAAATCAGGATCCAAGCATACAGAAGTCCCCTGTCCGAGATGCCAGATTCAGCTGGGACTTGAATACTGTCATGGATGCATGGGAAGAACCGATTCTGAACGAGCATGAAGTTTCTGCACCTGATGTTGCAAATGACAATGACCCACGTGTGGAAGAGAAAAAGAATGGTTATACGAAAGACATCTCTGAAAGTAAATCACAAAACATCAGCTGTCAAAATTTATCCATTCACCTGAAAAGCTTGGTTCATGAAAATGAGGAGTTGAAGCTAGGAAAATGTGAACCATTCTCCTGTGGATTTGGTAATGCTCAACATGCCATGGCTGTGAAAACCGAGCTCAAGAATATAGATAATGTTGATGATACTATTCCTGTTACTAGAAACCTTACCGTGGAGAACTCAACACATGGTAATTTTTCAAGGTGGGTGAATTTCCAGAGCCAGAGCCCCAGTGGTTTTGGTAGTGCTGAAGTGGACACAAAGTTGTCAATGGATTGTTCTGTACCTCCTGGTTTTGATCATTGTCTAACGTTGCATTCTTCTAAAGAGAATGTTGGTTTTTCGCCTACAATTGTTGACTCTACTGCTACTGCCACAGAAACGGTCATGCCTAAACATGATTTATCACTTGCAAGTGCAACATCTTCAGAAAATGGACCGCTTTGGAGGGAGGTCACTTTTAATAAAGTTGATGATGAAGCCATGACGAAAATGGAGTTAACTACCAATGTGGTTGCTGTGGAGAATATGGTCATCAAGGAAGAAGCTGATAAAGAAGGTTTGAAACCGGTAGATCAGATTACCTTTGGTGCTCAGCTTGTGGGACCCTCATCAGTGATGGTGGAGGACCAACCTGCTGCAATTTCTTTCATGCATGATGCTGCTCGCTCTGATGCTGAGGCGCCATTGGAgaatggatttggttatgctaATTTGCAGAGTGATAATAGAGCTGGATATGGGGTTGATAAACAGGACGAGCTCTCAGTGGGATATGATTCCCAATACGAAGATGGAGAACTAAGGGAATCGAGTATGCATGCTTGGAAAGGATGTGAGTTAAATAATGAAGAATACGAATACGATATGGAAAACAGAGAAGATGATTATAACCTGCGTGTTGTTGATCCCCGTGAAACTAGCTCTCAAAATGGACAAGGTGGTTCCTCGGGAATGGTAAATGCCATTGAAGCCGGATTTGGAAGAGAAGCAGATTTAACATCTAATTTGGTGTTGCCAGAGAAACTTAACAGCAGTGATGGGATATTATCTGGTTCGGTACCAAATGAAAAAAGCAATGGTCAAGAAAACCGTGAAAGACAGCATATTGTGCAGAATGCAAACCACTCAGAGTGGAAGATGAATGTTTCAGGATGGGATATTTTACCTGAAAATCAACGAATTTCTTCAAATAATTTCGCCAAAACCAGAAACTTCACTGGTCGAAAGTTCTTCTATGGTGAACAAAAAGACAGATTTGAAACCGGGGATGTTGAGATGAGAGCTGAAGGCTCAAGATTCTATCAAAAAGAATCACTAACTCGTATTGCAGGTCCATCAACTCGTGATGAGTATGTTGGCAGGGATAGATTCCGGATGCAAGGATGCAG TTCCAAGGCTGACGATGGTTTTACTCCAAGACCAGAGAGGGAATCGGATCGATTAAGATCTTTTGGACGGGGTAGATACTCGCCTCATCATCGTTCTAGTGGCCGGGGAGCTGGTATGTGGAATCGTTCCCCAGAAAGGGGTAGGGATCCTAAGCGCCTTTCTTCGCCATCTTACCAGGGTCCCTCTTTCGCTCGTTCTATGCTAGAGGATTCTAGAACCGTGGATAATATAGCAAATGAAGGTGGTATGGATTCAAGTCGCCGTGGCAGATCTAATACTTCATCATATGTTACCCGTCGACCTTTTAGAAGCAGGTCGCCATTGAATCGGGAAGCACAAGATTTTCGTGCACGTTTAGGTCTGAGACCATCTGGAGACACAGGTCATGATAGGTTTGTGAATCTGGGTCGGGGGAGGGGACGGGGGAGATCTGTGAGATATGGTACACTGCTTGATGATGAGGGACCCCGGGGACGATATAATGGACCTGCAGACGAATGTGATGAATATCTGACAGAATATCCACGTCCCTTCCCTAGGAGACGCCGCTGTTTTTCACCTATAGAAAGAAGAGGAAATACTTCTTATCAACATCACCAATCCAATTCACGATCACCTTCGAGACCTCGAACTCGTTCTCCAATTGGTAATACTGGTTTTAGACGCCGCAGTAGATCTCCTGATTTCAGACATGATACTAGAATCCGGCGGCCTAGATCTCCCAATTGTCGAGACCATGCAAATGATTATAATTCAGGACCTCGAAACAATAATTCATCTCCAATGAGTTCCAGATGGGTAAATTACAAGGATCGGCCTGTTTTTGACAGAAGATCACCTCCACCTGGGAGGACTAATGCACCACAGGGGGAAAGGTTTAGTTTTTATGATTCAAGAAAGAAACAGAACGAGTACTATAGATCTGGACATCCGGGACATTTCTCTGACCTAAAAGAATCTGGGAGAAGCCGGCCCAGGTATGTGGGAAATGACAGTGATCGACCCGATAATGGCTACAGACGTGGCGGGTTTGTTAGGCGGTACAACATGGACACCCCAACAAAGCGCTTCCACTTTGATGAAGACGAGCTTGGCCGTGGGTTTGATGCTCGTGACCAACATGCTTTGGAACTCCTTGCACGAGAAAATCTGAACTCTGATTCCAGCCCTAAACCAAGCAGCAATGGAACAGATAGCAGATTTCGTGACTTTCCAAGGCGGGTGAGGGAAGATAGTGACTTGAAAAGGCGGTCTAGAGAAGGGAAAGATCCAAAAGAAAGTGAACACACAGAGGATGATTTAGCTAAACACCCTAAAGAAGATAAAGACCAGTCTACTACTACAACTAGTACTACTAACCTTGACTCAATGCCTAATGAAGCCGTGAAAGGTGATGATATTAAAACCAATGTTGGGCCCTAA
- the LOC122585474 gene encoding phosphoglycerate mutase-like protein AT74H, translating into MSITISSSIIHHIKCCEDTVGRRKKISIDEKSLTCFPEKNLILNAPTIKPPRPRRIILVRHGQSEGNVDEGVYTRVADPKIGITEKGKREAEECGIRIREMIENEQGVDDWKVYFYVSPYRRTIETLRGLGKAFDKSRIAGVREEPRLREQDFGNFQDQEQMRIQKAARVRYGRFFYRFPNGESAADVYDRITGFRETLRTDIDIGRFQPPGEQSPNMNLVIVSHGLTLRVFLMRWYKWTVEQFERLNNMQNGNMIVMQTGQGGRYSLLVHHTEQQMLDFGLTQEMLDDQEWQKSAKPGELNYEWLTSGPSFFTHLENDNGRLS; encoded by the exons ATGTCCATCACAATATCATCATCGATAATCCATCACATCAAATGTTGTGAAGACACAGTGGGTCGTCGCAAGAAAATTTCAATCGACGAAAAAAGCCTAACATGTTTCCCTGAAAAAAACCTCATCCTTAACGCCCCGACAATCAAGCCGCCTCGTCCGCGTCGAATCATCCTCGTTCGACACGGACAAAGTGAGGGAAACGTGGATGAGGGCGTTTATACCCGTGTGGCGGACCCAAAAATAGGAATAACCGAGAAAGGAAAACGTGAGGCTGAAGAATGCGGGATAAGAATACGCGAAATGATTGAAAATGAACAAGGCGTGGATGATTGGAAAGTTTATTTCTATGTTTCCCCGTACAGGAGAACTATCGAAACGCTTCGCGGGTTAGGCAAAGCGTTTGATAAGTCTCGGATTGCTGGGGTTAGAGAAGAACCAAGATTGCGCGAACAAGATTTCG GGAACTTCCAAGATCAAGAACAGATGAGGATTCAAAAAGCAGCTCGTGTTCGGTATGGTCGATTTTTCTACCGGTTTCCAAACGGAGAATCCGCAGCAGATGTCTATGATCGAATCACTG GGTTTCGGGAGACGTTGAGAACGGATATAGACATTGGAAGATTTCAGCCCCCAGGGGAACAAAGCCCTAATATGAATTTGGTGATAGTTTCACATGGTTTAACATTGAGAGTGTTCTTAATGAGATGGTACAAATGGACTGTTGAGCAATTTGAGAGGCTTAACAATATGCAGAATGGGAATATGATTGTGATGCAAACCGGCCAGGGTGGAAGATACAGTTTGTTAGTGCATCACACTGAACAACAAATGTTAGACTTCGGTCTGACTCAAGAGATGCTCGATGATCAAGAATG GCAAAAATCAGCAAAGCCAGGCGAACTAAACTATGAATGGTTAACCAGCGGACCATCCTTCTTCACCCAtttagagaatgacaatggaaGACTCAGCTAA